A stretch of DNA from Ricinus communis isolate WT05 ecotype wild-type chromosome 4, ASM1957865v1, whole genome shotgun sequence:
AATGCATCACATAACATCTTACAGTTTGATCTATAAACTGGAGCTGCAATTCTGTTACTTCTTGTTCATTCTCTTAACGAAGGATTTGACAATCGAATTTCAACTACAACCCTTTAccttaaaaatttcttttattcaacAGCGAGGAATGACAAAGGACTGTTATTCAATAATAGCATATTATTACACAAAACAAAAACTGCCAATACCAGTTCAAAATCCAAAACAGAAATCAACACTTATTCACAGCCTAGATGATCCCTTTGGATAATGAATCACAATGTTATTATAGGCATCTAAGGTGAGAAAATCATCTAGAGTTGGCGCAGCACATTGCCTTACAAACATCTTGCACGCTTCCTTGTACATTCCCTTcttgaacttttctttccCAACTTCTCTTTCAATTCTAGCCATCTCGTCTTCAACCACTCTCCCTAACAGATCGAATGTCACTTTCACTCCTAACCCATCTCCATCCAATTCCACTCCGTACTTGAGCCACTGCCAGTTCTGAACTCTGCTTATCTCAGCAGTTGCAGCATCTTCCATCAGGTTGTACAGTGGCACTGAGCCTGTTCCTGTCAGCCATGCTGCTAAGTATTGAATCCCGACTCGAGTGTTTAGTCGTAGCCCTTCGAGTGTGCGCACCCCTCGTGGCCTTTGTATAAGATCTTCTTCTGTTATATTCGCAGCATCTTCTCGTTTCATGGCTTGAATCTGGTGTGGGGTATTGCCCATGTTGTTTGCGAATACTTCCATGCATGCTGGGATAAGTCCAGGGTGTGCTGCCCAAGTTCCATCATGTCCTGCTTTCACCTCTCTTAGTTTGTCCTTTCTCACCAATTCCAGTGCTGCCTTATTTGCCGCTGGGTCATCTCTGATTGGAATTTGAGCTGCCTGTTCAAACATTTTTTGCCAAGAAttgaaacaaatataaaaggtggaaatataataagaacttttttttttcttttggttgatTGATGGAGAGATGAATCCAGTGCCAGTTAGCCAAACTCattgataaaataagaatAGTTAAATGCCCATTCGTATAATTACAAGATCAAGGAGAACATACCATCCCTCCCATGGCATGAACACCACGCCTATGGCATGTCCAGACAAGGAGATCAGAGTAACTCTTCATAAAATGCTGAGTCATGCCAACCTGAACCCTGTCTGGCAGTGGGCGGTCAGGATGAGCCTGGAATGTCTTGACATAGCTGAAAATATAGTCCCATCTTCCACAATTCAAGCCAACAGAGTGATCCCTTAGTTCGTATAAgatttcattcatttggaaGACAGCTGGAAGTGTCTCAATCAGAACAGTAGCCCTAATGCTTCCTCTTTCTATTCCTGCCATCTTCTCCGCCTTCTCGAACACACAGTTCCATATCTTAGCTTCCCTGCCAACACCATGCATCAGATTAAATTGCAGAACCCATTGATGTTTTTAAGTGTAAGAATTGTAAAACATTAAATCATTGTTTCGGGCGAAAAGGTTACCTTGAATGCTCCATCTTAGGTAGATAGAAGAAAGGTCCATAGCCTGCACCTTGGTTTCGACGGAAGGCTGCATAGTTATGGTAAAAGTATAGGCCAAAATCTACGAGGCAACCAGTTGCAGGTTCCCCATCAATTAAAATGTGAGCCTCAGGTAGATGCCAACCGCGCGGGCGAACAAACAACTTAGCTATCTGATCATTGAGCTTATAAACCCTGTTCCTGGCCTTGTCATGGAAGCTTATAGTCCCATTAACAGCATCCCTCAAATTAACTTGTCCCCTCATCAGATTTTCCCAACTTGGTGAGAGTGCATCTTCAAAGTCAGCCTgtatatatgatatttaattaagcatcagtttctaattttatatatcctGAAAGAATAAGTAATTTGCACTACATGATTAAGGTTAGTATATATACTGACCATGAAAACTTTGGCACCTGAATTGAGTGCATTGATGATCATTTTCCTCTCCACAGGCCCTGTAATCTCTACCTTTCGATCAGCAACAGCAGGAGGGACTGGAGCACATGTCCATTCTCCTTCCCTTATATATTTAGTAGCAGGATCAAACCCAGGTAATGCTCCTGCATTGTATCTGCTCTTGGCTTCCTTGCGACACTCGATGGCATACCTGATGCGGTTTCTAAATTCCCGTTGCAAGTCAGCAACGAATTGCAAGGCATCCCTTGTAAGAATCTTGGCAAATTCTCCATCGTACCGACCTCGAATGTCCACTCCTTCAGGAACATCATAGCCTGCACCCGTCTTCTTGATCGGGGCAGAGTCACCATAAGTATCATATCGCATCatcctctctttctttctttactcCTGGCAGGGCAGCTAGCAATGTTTTTCTGTTTTGAGGCATGACAGCTGGGATATATAAGGGGAAACGAGGCAAGTGGATAGATGCAGAGTGAGTTATCGGTATGGAAGGGCATGTAACATTGATCAAAATGTGACGCAATTTTTGTTGATAAAGAGAAGGGGAAGTAACGCTTGATTTTTGAATTATGTGCCAGCCTCGGGAGGTGCAATTTGTTAGGATTATGGCTGTGGATTGTTTTGCTTGACACATTGCCATAGCATATAGGCGTCTTCTTGATCAGCTTCCAAACATTTTGCGGCAAACCATTCTAATTACTGGGCCAGGTCTATGCCAACAATATGGACTTTAAACTTTCTTTGGCATCTGGGCTGAGTTCGAAATGCATAAGGTTCACAgcagaaaacaaaaattaatttgggaCACTTGAGTAGCATTCTTAGGCATAATGCCTAAATcctttaagaaataaaatacaaagaattatctttattattttattttatagtaagTCTAG
This window harbors:
- the LOC8266340 gene encoding malate synthase, glyoxysomal (The RefSeq protein has 1 non-frameshifting indel compared to this genomic sequence) — translated: MRYDTYGDSAPIKKTGAGYDVPEGVDIRGRYDGEFAKILTRDALQFVADLQREFRNRIRYAIECRKEAKSRYNAGALPGFEHPATKYIREGEWTCAPVPPAVADRKVEITGPVERKMIINALNSGAKVFMADFEDALSPSWENLMRGQVNLRDAVNGTISFHDKARNRVYKLNDQIAKLFVRPRGWHLPEAHILIDGEPATGCLVDFGLYFYHNYAAFRRNQGAGYGPFFYLPKMEHSREAKIWNCVFEKAEKMAGIERGSIRATVLIETLPAVFQMNEILYELRDHSVGLNCGRWDYIFSYVKTFQAHPDRPLPDRVQVGMTQHFMKSYSDLLVWTCHRRGVHAMGGMAAQIPIRDDPAANKAALELVRKDKLREVKAGHDGTWAAHPGLIPACMEVFANNMGNTPHQIQAMKREDAANITEEDLIQRPRGVRTLEGLRLNTRVGIQYLAAWLTGTGSVPLYNLMEDAATAEISRVQNWQWLKYGVELDGDGLGVKVTFDLLGRVVEDEMARIEREVGKEKFKKGMYKEACKMFVRQCAAPTLDDFLTLDAYNNIVIHYPKGSSRL